In Papaver somniferum cultivar HN1 chromosome 9, ASM357369v1, whole genome shotgun sequence, the genomic stretch TTACAATTGTTTATACGCTAATTGTTTAGTTATAGTACAGCATATGTTATGTAAAGAAAAACAGCCTTACAATTGGTGAGATTAGTGATTGCAGAGTGAGGACATGATTCTTCCTCCACTTAAAATGTTTAAAAGGAAAGCTAGACAAAGTGAGAAGTGGAATTTGAATATGTGGATACAGGACCAGGTACCAAATGTGTACACTAACATGcgcgtcatggatgatgtaaaaaGAGATAGAGACAGAAGAATCGACGTCGGAAACCATTGAAACCAGACGCGTTAGATTGGTGTGTAAAACAACTCCAGTGAAAGCTATCTGGAAAGAAATTCCTTATTGTTGATTAAAGTTGGTTGTAATTTAGTTTATACCTCAAGCGTACATCTGATTTTGTATAAACAGAACCTAATCATTACACATCAGAAGTAAATAGTAGGGGCAAGTAGGGGGTGCTCTTAACTATGATCGTCCAAGGACCGTCGTTTGCTCTAGGAAAGCTATTGTAGTTAATATTAAATTGAGACAGTAATCTTCACCTTGTATCCGATGCATTCACGGGCCGGCCTTAAGTATGACTCTGGATTGTTACTTGTGGTACATTTCTGAGCAGGTTGGCATCTCAATGTCGCGAAACGCTGTCGTTGCTACAGGTTTAGTTGTATTTGCGGCTGCTGGATTAGCATTTCCTTTCTACATGGCGTAAGtgaaaaattttgtatatattcttTTGGTGTGTTCATGCCTTTTTGTTTTGTAATTGTCCCTTTACTTTCACGGTTATGCAGGACATCAAGGAGGGACAACGGAATGCCTGTAATTGACTCGTCAAAACCATTGCCCCCTCAGGCCACTTTTTGTGGACCTTATGTTAATACTGGTTCACGTGATGTTGGACCTGACAACAGGACTTACTCGAAGAAGTAATTTTATTATTGGCAAATTGAAATTCTGAGTCTAGTTTGTATGTAAGACGGCCTGTTCAAATTACTGTCAGATGTAAAAAAAAACTGAAAGTTTCATctatcaaaaatcaatttcattgCTTGATCAGATTCATTCAACTTATCAGATTGTCATCTACAGTTACCGAgttactttttgtttttcttgtttttggcTCCTCCATATATGTTTCTCATTCAAGTTTTAGCTAATAATACCTTACATCTTCTTTAAAATGATGTTGAATTTTGTCAGTGACAAGGTTTGATCAATGCACACTCATGAACAACAGCAAATTACTTCTCAAGGGAAAAGCAGGACCGAAATGTCTCTAGATGCACTCTTTTTTATGTAATCTTCTGGACTTGGCAAGGTACTCCAGTTTTGGCTTGGTACTGCATAATGTCTTGGATGAGGAAGGTCATGTTGTTGTAAGATGACCCCCCTTCTTCCATTGCCTTCTTTGCTTTCTTTCCAAAATCTCTTACTTTTCTTCTCCTATCTTCTCCTTCTTTgccctcttccattattttcttcactgccttctCCACATCTCCCTTCTTCTTGGCTGACCCTAGGACCATCTTATCTTTCTCAACCAATTTTATATCACTGGTAAGAACTTCGTCTACTCCCACCTTCACTCCTATATCCAGAACTTGTACAATCAGTTTTTCATTAAAGAATTGCTCTGTGCCGGTAGGCCAAGCTATCAATGGCACACCTGCACAAACTCCTTCCATTACCGAATTCCAACCACAATGCGTCAAGAATCCTCCTATTGATCTGTGTGACAGAATTAGTACTTGTGGCGCCCAGCCCTTAATCACTAGTCCTCTTTGTTCCTCTCCTCGAATTTCTCTTCGAGTAACCAACTTTTTAACTCTGGATGCCTCTCTCCACCTCTAATCACCCAAACAAATGGGCATTTTGATGCTTCCAAACCCAAGGCAAGCTCAATCATTTCTGCCGATGATAGGGCACATAAACTTCCAAAGCAAGCATAGACAACAGAGCATGGATCTCTGGAATCCAGCCACTTCAGACAGGTTTTCATCTATGGAGGTCTTGTTACCTCTTTCGGCCTTGTCTAATATCCCCTTGTTACATAGAGATACTGGACCAATGCACCACACTTTTCCGAATTTCGCTTTTTGATACTCTTCCTCATATATAGTCTCCAATTCCTGGAAACTATTCACCACCACACCATATGCCGTCAGCTCAGCCTTTCTAATTTGATCACAAAAATCTTCCAAATCCTCTGAGCTTGAATACAAGGTTCTTGGTAACATTGCTTTTGTGACTTGGATTCGGTCGGGCAAGCCTGGCACGTCGAAGAGGTCTGACAGACTTAATGTAGAGCTCTCTAGAATTTTGGATTGGAGAATGTTGTGGGAGCATAGCTGATAAAAACAACTAGTGCCATAGAAAGAAATTCTAGGAATATTGAACTTATTAGTAATAATGCAGCAAGGTAAAGGCTCCAGATCTACAAATGCCTGGTCAAATGGTTCTTGTAAAGAAGTGGTGGCGTTAAGGAATTTAATTGCCCATTCTGGCGAAGGGAGAGCATCAATGTTCTCGCATCCTTCAGGTAATCCTGTTTTCTCAGCAGATGGAAATGGAAGAATAAGAAGCCGAATAGGAAGGCCAGATTCAATAGAACGATCAACTACATTTTTGAATCTTAAAGAGTTGGCAGGTGTAGCAACTATAGTGACGATAATGCCGTGCTCAGCAAAGAGTCTAGCTATGTCTATCATAGGGATCATGTGACCTTGTTGCATGAGAGGAAACAAAACGAAATGTAGCTTATGATGATGATTTTCCGAAGAAGCCATGGAAACTAATCTCAGATAACTTCACTCTTCCAGACAAACTGAAACTTCAAGACCTCATagaaattttgaaataaaaagtaaaaggtaaCATATACCTGAATCTCAAGTCCTTTTTATACTTTTAAGTTCTTTAATTTGTTTTGTTTGAGGAGTTCCACATGGAAATGGGTACGGCCTCACATGGAATTGATCTACAATGTGAAGACAATCAGACAATAGACATTGGACTTCCACGATGCATAGTAAAAGTAGGGAGCTGTCAGGTGATTTTTTCAAATCATGATTGATCAGAGATTAAGAGGCTACGTTGTAACTGCTAAAAGAACAGTCAATAATATTTAcatttgaatttttattttaagttttacgCGTAAGTTCTAGTTACTAGATCTCTCAGAAGCCAAATCGAGCAGTGTACGGAAGAAATGTTGGGGATACATTGGAGGCTCCTCTACAAGTGCCTGAAACATTAAACGAGGTTTAAACGAGTGGCGTATCATGTAATTACATTTAATATTGGGTATTACTGGAATGAGTTTAAGTATATTACCTGATGAATCAAGACTGTTGAAGGAGTCATTCCAGGTACAGTGTTAACTTCTATAATCAAGACCTGCATATTAACCATGAAAATTGTTTTACAGTGTGTGCATATTTCTAAGCAGCAGAAGAGAATAGGTTGCAAATAAGGTTTGAATATTATGGAATTCCTTAACATCCAGATAACATCATTTGTTAAAAAGGAGGGAGGGATCAGCATTTTACAAATAAATAGAGGAAATCGGAATGGCCTtagaaaaagagggagaaatttCAAATTTCCGAAAATAAAATATCAAGAAAGGACGAAGACAGGGAAGAGAAAGCAAGTCCTTTTGGGTAGCGAAAGAAGTACAACGGTGCAGACCAAAACTagtatctttttttttgaaaccattAAGCACCAATGGGTGAGAGTTGGGTCTTGACTCTTGATTCCACACACCTCGAAGTGaaacattttttttgtatttttaattTAGAAATGATTGGCCCAATATAATTTCATTTTTCTAAAGTAAACAGAAGGAAATTTGAAACATGAATCGGAGGAAAAATATCAAGTTGAAGAAAGCAGACTTGTACTTGTTAATCAGCAAAGAGAATGGAAGAAGTTTTCCAGGATGATTATGAGACAACGTACCTCTCCACTGTCTACATTAACAAATGCGTCAATACGCGAAAATCCTTCTAATCCGAGAGTATTAGCAATGATTTCAATACACCGTTTACATTTCTCTAACGCCTCTTCACTGTTCAGAAAAGAAAAGATTACAGGATGTTAGCTGCTCTTCAAAAGATAAGGGCATGGTTCAACCATTATGAGAGTAGTGTGATTTTGTTAAACTGTTGCAGTTATCCTCTGCTGAGCGTATACATGTAACTTCATATCAAGAGAAAAACATAGTATGAAGAGCGAGGTACTAATGTTGCAAGGGATCAGATCTCTCTGAACAAACCTAATTATTGAAGATGGTGGTGGAGTGAGATTGATGCCAGTTCCACCTGTTTAAAGACAAAATGATCAGTATCTATACGATCTAACATGGACAAATACCTAATTAAGATTCTCTTATGGACAATAATTTTCATAAGAAAAACAGATGCGTGTAGTCACAAACCTTGGAACTTTTCCTCAAGCGATAATATATCACCAGATTCCTTAACCGTGACACTAGGACTCAGCGAGTGCATCTCTCCTCGTTTGCCCACAACTCCAACAGTAATTTCAACCCATCTACTACGACCTTCCCATAACAAGCCATTTGAATTTGCTTTAGTGCATTTTGAAGAGAAAATGATGGGATCTGTCTCAATgaaaggttcaaataataattgttCAGGAGGAGGGTTtggcatctcaattactccatgtGCCTAAGAATGAAAACAAGCTTCAGTATCTGGAATTGACCACCGACTAGTAATCTCGCAATACAGCTTCAGAATACAGATTATTGTACAGTTGAAAAACAATGCTACTGAATGAAAGTATTCCGAAATGAAGATGACACGAAATTGTAAAAAACTGTCCATACCTTGGACAAACTGTTGGAAGGAAGCCGTGGAAAGCAGTTGCGCAATGCATTGACATAGACTTCCAGATCCTCTGGACAACTACGCAAATAATACAACAACAACACATTAACTTACAAGTACTTGATGGAATTTGAAAATGAAGTCAGGATACTAATATACCATAATCTTGCAACTCCAGTGGAGCATCCATCTTGACCTGGTTTCACACATAATGTTTCACAATTAAGCTTTGCGGTCAAATCATGCCAAACACCATTGATGGGCATGTTTATTAGCTCCTCTTTGCTGCGTACATCCTTGTGTATTGTCAGCACTCCCCAGTTTTCAAGCTATACGGTAGAATCAGAAGATCATAAGCACTAGTGAAGTTCAACTAGAaggatgccaaaaaaaaaaaaaaaacaaaaaaaagaattgaaaGGAATATAGCACATATTATCATACATTGCCAACAGCAAGAGAAGTTGCCACTTTATCCATACAAGTTTTTGAAGCTATCACACCAGGACCTGCAGCATTTAAAGTTGAAATTTTTTATTATTGGGCTTGGTTATAACATATAGCATCAGAAAACAACTTTTGGACAAGCGAAAACCTGTATATGGAATTCCTTCAGCCTCTAACAACCTTTGCAGGGTACCATCCTCACCAATACCTCCATGTACTGAAAAGAAAAACATTAAACCTATTATTACCATCTTTTGTATGTTTCTATTGCCAGTGCTGTTCCATGAGGCCAAGTTTCCTTTTAAACATACAGATGAAGTATTAGAGAAATGGGAGAACCTGTTTGTCATCTCCTGAGGTCTCATTGCAGATCATATTTCAATCAAATATAAACAAGATATGTTACGAGTTATATCGAGTTTATGCATCTGAAAGTGTGCACCGATTTATTTCCAGTTAAAAAAGAATAAGCTGTTTGGAATttcaatatatataaatatatatatatatatatattgttccacaggtctgcagtgattgaaatagTTAGAGAGGATAAGATATAAATTAGCAGCATATGTAATATGCTTCAGAAATCAACCTGCAATGAAGACTGTTGCTTCAACCTCCTTAGCAAGTTTGATCCATTGCTCCAGCGAATATTTCGTAGGATGAACATCAGCAATATCAAACCCCTTGAACGAGCTTTGTTTACTCAAACCCTCCATTATATCCATGATCACCTGGTTGCGCAGGTGAGTCGTCAGCGCAGCTCTGTCTGGTTCCATTGCTTTTACGCAAGCATCTAAAACTTCTTCTGTCGTATGGCGTAGAACTAAAGAATATCTGTGGCCCAAAAACATTATGTTTCAAAGTGaaaattataaataatattttcatggaaacaagataaactatAGGACGTACATTTCAACACGCGATTAAGCATTGTTGGATGTTACCAGTTAgtattttagaaaataataataggAATATATTATCAAAACCAGTTAGGAATGTATGACACATAGATATCATCGATGCACAACACTTACGGTAAAGtccaaactgttttggagaaAACATCACATTCCTTGTGCTTGTTCACATCAGATAAATGTTCATTTGCAGGAGCAAGCATACATGGGGTCACATCGAGCTGCAGGCAGAATCATTGATAACATCAAGATAATTCAGTCCTCAAATGCGTTTGAATAAACATCCAATTAACCAAAAAGTGGAATTCGTAGCTCAGTAATGTAAAACTGCGTGAAGGGAACACCACACTATAATAAGGAAACAATAGCTCTTACTTCTAAGATAAATGCAACAGTTCAGTTAAATTTATAAGAGAGGATCCTCCAAACACAACCTTCAACACAAAGTTAATTATACTGTTGACAGTTTGGAGTTACACTTTGAGAAAATACACGTGCTAAGAAAGACAACTCTATCAAGATACATGCAAAACAGTACAAAAAATCTTTAACAAAGACTAACATATCAAGTTTGATAGATGTAGAACAAGGTATGTTTTGGCACTTACATCATCAAAAGCTTGCAAGTTAAGCCACACATTCGTTCCACTCATCAGAGATACTTGGCGCTCTGAAGTTTCTCCACCGAACATGACAAAAACTTTGCGAATGCCTTTGCCTTCAGAAAATGCACCGGTTTCTTCGGGTGATTTTGGTTGTCTATGTAGTGCATTTGACGCATTGCTACACGAAGAAAGAGCTGGAAATCGCAAACAAGCACGTTGAATAATAGTTCGGAGGATGTTTGAATGGGAGAATCCAACCTGGAAAGAAGGGAAATTCCAGATTAGCAACATCGGTTTCTCTGATTTGACTAATAATCcaagaaacaaaataaaaacagaagaaaGAGAAGACCTTTGAAGCTTGCTGGAACAGAAAACTGGTCTGCTCCATTCCACTAATCTGTTTCAATAGGAAAACAACAAGCAACAACAAAAGAGAATAGCAGGATATAAGTAACACAAGTACATTATAGCACATGAACCAACAAAGAAATACAGATGACAGAAATTCGTCGTACCAGGTTGATATCAGTAAAAATGATAGTACCAGATTTACTCCTTCCAAACTTGTTATCATTCTCCGCTGATAAAGATAAATGTGAAGATGGGAGAAACCAACCATCAATCCGTGCAAAATCCCGCAGGCCAAATCTTTTAAATAATAAAGATGCTCCTTCTCTTATCATTTCAATGACATCAGTTGGGAAGCGAGGTGGTGTGTGATATGCAACCTGTGGAAGAAAAATTCAAAGAAACATACATCTGAATCCAGGAATATACACAATGAAAAGTAGGAATTCATGTGGGTCACATGGGAGGAGCCCCCCATAGTTTTCTCTTCTGAGGGGCAAACCTCAAGAAACGGTGAGTGAACAGTTTAGCTATTTGACAATGCCAGACATATGCCTAGATCCTTATAAAGCACCCTTCGGTGAAATAGCAAAAGAACTGCCACAATAGCAACCAAATAGCAACCCATGTACCATACTGAAGGTTAGTCATCGCTCCTTGTGCAGACTAGACAGAGAAATGTTGTTGTAGTATAATGTATTATTGCATGTGTGTCCACAATAAACCAAAACAGCTAAACTCATTTGTATCAAATATATAAACGAAAAAAGTCAGCAGTAATTAAGACATAAACCATGAGTCGTTTTCTAAAAGCCTTCTAGTTAAATTTATATGAAAATTCATAAATTGCACGAGTATAAATTCACACCTGTTGTGTTGGAAGATACTTCCTCCGGTAATTAAATATGGCATCTTTCTCTCCACCATCAACATTTTCATGGAATTGAAGCTCCACCTACCCATTGATGATAGAGAATTAAACTGATgtcaattaatcaatcaattaTCTATATATAATGATCATGATGAGTCAATACAAATTTACGAGATGTGTTATCAGAAATGTTGATATTTGATGCACATGTTCATGATGGAAACTGTTATGGGTAAATAATTAGATATATGTAGGCATACGGACAAAATATTGTTTAACATAAGTAATCTGAACACATCCACCATATATCTAACTATTTACCCGTAATTTACCCGTAGGAGAACACACAACACATTTAACATAAGTAATTTGAACATACAATTTTGATATCCCTTCTGAACTCTACGTATATGTGCAAGTACAACCATGAAGGAAATCACTAAAAAACTTTATGTCAAGACTCAAGAGAGCTAGCTTGACCAATTTAAGGAATTGTACAGACCTCGGTTGGAAGGAAAGCCACAGGATGACAATCAAACCCAGATCCGACATCAAGAACAATTGCTGTGAATTCACTTCCTCCatcaagaaaaacttcaacaaggACTCTGTCATCGATTTCCTGATGATTATAGAATAAACTAGTAAAACAAAGACTAGTTTTCATAAAGGTTAGCTTCAGGAAATATCAGATTTACATCATTCACTTGAAACCAGATTACCTCCGAAATAATGCCCTTAGCTTTTTTCAGGGAGTCCTCGACACCATAGGCAACGGTTACACCAATGCTAGACCCTGCCCTCGCTGGTTTTACCTGAATTACATGGGAAGAGAAGAAGCACAGTTAAACAGGCTCCACAATAAAAATATCACTTAGTACATTTTCAATCTGTAATAGGCAACAACACCTATAAGGTGAGCCTTACCACAACTTTCCCGGACTCACTATTTATTTGATTGGTTTCAAACCACTTCATTAGCTTTGCTTTATCGAATCGGCCTCCCTGATTACAACAAAGAACATATTAGCAAGAGCTGACGCAACAAATTAATCTAAATATTCACCATAAGAAAATTGAGCCATACCTCCACGAGAAAACTAGGTACCGTGACAAATCCTTGCCTCTTGAGCTCCAATGAAGCATCATACTGCCAGTTTATCAGAGGAAcaggagaagaagaatgaaagtgagaaagaaatatatatcagatCCATAGAAAGGAACACTAGTGTGTAATTTCAATAACAAAGAGATGCAAAGATGCCAACACCGATTCAGCAAAATCCAAGTTTCAGGAACCAGCAAATTGCATTATATCTATTACCTAGTAGACAGTATAAAAGAAATCTTTGATGTCCAAACACCTTTTGTAACCGAGTCTCTTGCAATCAAGATCTTGTGATGCCCCATTAGTAAATGCACATGATATGTAGCGATTTTTTGTGGAAAATCACATTTTTACCTTGTCAAAGGCTTGGCGACATTCATTTGATGCTGTTCCAACAAACGGAACATTAGCTTTCTCCAacagctcctgcaaaacaccctAATTAGTATACGAATTATCTAAGCTTGAATCATCTTAGAGAAGAAACATCTAAATACATTTTCCAAACGTCCGTCATACAAACCTGTATGCCTCCATCTTCACCAAAACGACCATGAATCACTGGGAATACTATATCTACAGAAGAAGCTAGATGTTCTGCAAATTCAGATAAAGACTCGAAACCTTGGGCAAGGCTGCAAAGCAACACAAGCAGTAGCAATTAagtcaaaatttgatttttaaaCGTCAGACAACATAAGCACACTTTGATATTTTGACGGCTAACCTTTCAAGTTTAAAGTCAAAATCTGCCGGAGTATTTGAGTACATCTGCACCAAAGTGTCACACAAGAATAAAAACATCAACGAATCATAGTAACAAACAAGAGTCTTAAATTCAATAAATTGCTCCAAATTAGTTCTTGGAGTAGCTAAATGAAACATTTATTCTTATATCTTCAAAAATGCTCATACACTTGAAATTCTTTAGTAGCTTATGATGATCAATGAACTTACCTGAGCAGTAGATATCGCATACGCGTTAAGATTGGTGTCAATGTAATAGCAACTAACATGCAAATCATCTCCCTATAATCACACAATTCAATCTTGTTTAACAAAAAATTTCAAACAAAAATTTAACCAACACTAAACAAAATAAAGTTACCTGTATATGATCAAGCACTGATCTAGCAGAATTAAGTGAAATCCCACGCTCAGCTGAGGGTCCACCACAAATGATCCCAACTTTTAGAATCCCATCCTTCTGATTCCCTTTACTTTCAATAGTTGGATCATGAACAATTTCCACTAAGCTAGCTTTGGGAATTTGAGCTTTGAAATTCGATGatgagttcttcttcttcagaactaattttggagaagatgaagaaacgaAACTCTTCTGGTGTAAAATACAATTAGACTCGGATTCTCTAGAGACAGTTTTATGTAAACCGTACATTAGTGAAGCTCGAGTAATCGACGCCATTGAAGAAGAACTCTACCAGTGAGGAAATTATTCGGGTTTTTTTGCTCAAGGAAATGAATTAGGGATTTAGTAGGACTGACACTTGAGAGAGTGAGTGAGGGAGTGAGATCATTGTTTTTCACGATGTCATTTGATTATTAAATAAACCACCCGATTTCGTAGGAACTCAGTTTGACGTTTTCTTTAGCCAGTGAGTGAGTGAGTAAGTAGTTGATCCGGAGGACGGCAGAAACAGATTCGGCCAAGCATggagatgaatctttgaaatcatTTTGACGATTATCTATAAATAAGACAGCTCAACGAACGGTTGTTTGGAGTCGACAAAACAAAAATTAAGGTTAGGTGAATAAGTTAAAAATGAGGTTTGGATGTTGATCTAACGAGAATAGACAGAAAGATCACGAGTGCGAAATGACAGCACCATTAGTTGTGTTCTCGTTTTAGCCAGTTTATTAGCGGCCATTACTTTAGCTTGGATTGGAACAAGATGGGACCAGATGACCCAACGTTACCGGACGAGAACGAAAaacgaaaatgcaaaaaaaaaatggagatgcGGGGTATCGATCCCCGTACCTCTCGCATGCTAAGAGGGCGCTCTACCATCTGAGCTACATCCCCGACATGGGTTTCCTCTACGCTCAGAGATATAGATGTGCTGATATTTGTACTGGGGTCAAACAGCTTTGACTTATCTTGTTACCTAGTTACTTTTATTGCTTTCGTGGGAGCAAGGCGCAAGTGCCACTTATCTTTACACTACTGTCTTCTTATTCAAGTGATCGGGTCATTTAATGTCTTATAAATGTCTCTATGATTTTCTCGTTCAGAAATCACTTAATATTAGTAAGTCATTTAATGTCTTATAAATGTTTCTAGGATTTTCTCGTTCAGAAATCACTTAATATTAGTAATAATGTCATCTTTTAAATATTTTATATGGTGTttggaggaaaataataaaaagctTTTTGCGACCCAGGGAAC encodes the following:
- the LOC113309959 gene encoding uncharacterized protein LOC113309959, producing the protein MASITRASLMYGLHKTVSRESESNCILHQKSFVSSSSPKLVLKKKNSSSNFKAQIPKASLVEIVHDPTIESKGNQKDGILKVGIICGGPSAERGISLNSARSVLDHIQGDDLHVSCYYIDTNLNAYAISTAQMYSNTPADFDFKLESLAQGFESLSEFAEHLASSVDIVFPVIHGRFGEDGGIQELLEKANVPFVGTASNECRQAFDKYDASLELKRQGFVTVPSFLVEGGRFDKAKLMKWFETNQINSESGKVVVKPARAGSSIGVTVAYGVEDSLKKAKGIISEEIDDRVLVEVFLDGGSEFTAIVLDVGSGFDCHPVAFLPTEVELQFHENVDGGEKDAIFNYRRKYLPTQQVAYHTPPRFPTDVIEMIREGASLLFKRFGLRDFARIDGWFLPSSHLSLSAENDNKFGRSKSGTIIFTDINLISGMEQTSFLFQQASKVGFSHSNILRTIIQRACLRFPALSSCSNASNALHRQPKSPEETGAFSEGKGIRKVFVMFGGETSERQVSLMSGTNVWLNLQAFDDLDVTPCMLAPANEHLSDVNKHKECDVFSKTVWTLPYSLVLRHTTEEVLDACVKAMEPDRAALTTHLRNQVIMDIMEGLSKQSSFKGFDIADVHPTKYSLEQWIKLAKEVEATVFIAVHGGIGEDGTLQRLLEAEGIPYTGPGVIASKTCMDKVATSLAVGNLENWGVLTIHKDVRSKEELINMPINGVWHDLTAKLNCETLCVKPGQDGCSTGVARLCCPEDLEVYVNALRNCFPRLPSNSLSKAHGVIEMPNPPPEQLLFEPFIETDPIIFSSKCTKANSNGLLWEGRSRWVEITVGVVGKRGEMHSLSPSVTVKESGDILSLEEKFQGGTGINLTPPPSSIISEEALEKCKRCIEIIANTLGLEGFSRIDAFVNVDSGEVLIIEVNTVPGMTPSTVLIHQALVEEPPMYPQHFFRTLLDLASERSSN